The Dendropsophus ebraccatus isolate aDenEbr1 chromosome 11, aDenEbr1.pat, whole genome shotgun sequence genomic interval AGTCTTTATTGTCCCCTCAGAAGTCATGTTATCCCTTTTTTCCCCCAGACGTGCCATGAAGCGCCGCCTGCAGCTCAGCTGCCCCTTCCAGAACGCCTGCATCATCAACAAGAATAACCGGCGGCACTGCCAGGCCTGCCGGCTGAAGAAATGCCTGGACATCGGGATGAAGAAGGAGCGTGAGTCCTTATGGTGATGTCAGTGTGTGGTGACCAGACCTCCATGTATGTGCCTGGCCTCATGGTTACCATAGTAACACACATAAAGATGGCTGTGGTTCTGCAGACCTATTATTCCACATATCTGTGTGGCTTCGCGGTTACCATAGTAACACGTGAGGGAAGCTGCAGTTCTATAGATGCATTACTCTATGTATACATGAGGCCTCATGGTTACCATAGTAACACACATGTGAGGGAAGCTGCAGCTCTGTGGATGGATTGACTTGTAGTGGCTATGGTCATTTATACCTATAATAAGTGCAGTGTAGCTGGAGCGAGGGTCCCAGTACTGGAGCTGTATAGACCGCCATGTGGGTGGATGTGTTCATGTACACTGCTGTTGATGGTGAGGCCCACCATGTTTTTCTTCTGTGTTTCTCTCGCAGTCATCATGTCAGACGAGGCTGTGGAGCTGCGACGCTCCCTGATCAAGAAGAAGCAGAGATTGTCCCAGATCCCGACCCCGACCCGCGCGTCCGGcctgacagaggagcaggagaagctggtgCAGCATCTCGCTGAGGCCCAAAAGAAGACATTTGACAGCACCTTCACCTACTTCAGGAACTACCGGGTGAGGACGGTGGAAGAACCTTCTACAGctccaccatgctttacactgcagctctgatcACTGTGTTGTATTGGGCAGTAGtctgcagtctgcgtcctgtctCATCAGACttcaccatgctttacactgcagctctgatcACGGTGTTGTATTGGGCAGTAGtctgcagtctgcgtcctgtctCATCAGACttcaccatgctttacactgcagctctgatcACTGTGTTGTATTGGGCAGTAGtctgcagtctgcgtcctgtctCATCAGACTTCACCATGCTTTACGCTGCAGCTCTGATCACGGTGTTGTATTGGGCAGTAGtctgcagtctgcgtcctgtctCATCACTTTACCATGCTTTACGCTGCAGCTCTTATCACTGTGTTGTATTGGGCAGTAGTCTGTAGTCTGCGTCCTGTCTTATCAGACTCCGCCAtgttttacactgcagctctgatcACTGTGTTGTATTGGGCAGTAGTCTGTAGTCTGCGTGCTGTCTTATCAGACTCCGCCATATTAGGGTTGGGGTGAGGTTACCTTAGGATGTAGTTTGGAGATTGGGGATGTCGTCTCAATATTCTCATTTTTATTCTCAGCCCATCAGACGGGACCCGTATCCCCCAGACCACAGGCAGGAATCCTCCGTCTTCACCATGTTACCTCACATGTCCGACCTGCTCACCTACGTAATCAAGGGCATTATACACTTTGCCAAAATTATCCCGCACTTCAGGTACTGATCCCTCCCCTCCAGATAATGAGAACCTGGCGGCCATGTTTATCCAGTGGTGTGACCTCCTCGTGTCTGATTCCTCAGGGATCTGGGTATGGAGGATCAGATCGCTCTGCTGAAAGGCTGCGCCTTGGAGCTCTGCTTTATCCGATTCAACACAGTGTTTGACTACAGAACGGAGAGCTGGTTATGTGGTCAGTACAAGTACAACAGTGAGGACCTAGCCATGGGTGAGTACGCAGCGCCTGCTGTCGTCTTATGTGTCTGCCCTTTGACCATTACACAATGTGTATCCCATCCACAGTCGGCTTCAGCCAACTCTTCTTGGAGCCACTGATTCGGGTTCACTGTATGCTGAAGAAGCTGCGTCTGCACGTCGAGGAGTACGCACTGATGCAAGCCATCTCCCTGTTCTCTGCAGGTACCGTAGCTTCCATATGTAATGGTGGCACACAGGTCCCCCACTGTCCAGTCGCACAGGGGCacacaggtcccccccccccactgtccagTCGCACAGGGGCACACAGGTCCCCCACTGTCCAGTCGCACAGGGGCacacaggtcccccccccctgtttagTTGCACAGGGGCacacaggtcccccccccctgtccagccGCACAGGGGCACACAGGTCCCCCCCCTGTCTAGTTGCACAGGGGCACACAGGTCCCCCCCCTGTCTAGTTGCACAGGGGCACACAGGTCCCCCCCTGTTTAGTTGCACAGGGGCACACAGGTCCCCTCCTGTCTAGTTGCACAGGGGCACACAGGTCCCCTCCTGTCTAGTTGCACAGGGGCACACAGGTTCCCCCCCCTGTTTAGTTGCACAGGGGCACACAGGTCCCCCCCTGTTTAGTTGCACAGGGGCAcacaggttcccccccccccccctgtccagccGCACAGGGGCACACAGgtccccccccctgtccagccGCACAggggcacacaggttcccctcccctgTCCAGCCGCACAGGGGCACACAGGTtccccccccctgtccagccGCACAGGGGCACACAGGTtccccccccctgtccagccGCACAGGGGCACAcaggctccccccccctgtccagccGCACAGGGGCacacaggcccccccccccctgtccagccGCACAGGGGCACACAGGTTCCCCCCCCTGTCCAGCCGCATCTGCAGTAATCGGGGCGGTGCTAGGGGTGTGGTCAGTGTATTCGGAGGCTTGATAGGGGTGCATCCCTGCTGTATAGATTAGGAGACCCCCAAGGATTTTGTTTATAAGAAGGTAAACAGTTAGGTAAAGTAATTAGCAGACTGATTTGAGAGCCAGACGTGGGGTGTGTACAGACCGCAGCCCCCAATGTCACATGTTTACCCCCAGGTCCTTTACTCGGGGATGAGGCCTAGGGGTCACAGGGTCATGTGCCGTCAGATGGAGGGGGGAGTCACATGGTTCAGTGCCCACAGACAGAAGTTCTTTGTTTGCATCTTGCAACGTCTTTTTATATTTCAGATCGTCCGGGTGTCAGTGACCATCGAAAAATTGATGAGATCCAGGAGCATCTAGCGCTGACCCTGACTGCTTACATAGAGAGCCAGCGGCCGCCCTCCCTGGAGAGCAGGTGAGAGGTGACGTGTTACTGGTCCCCCAGGTGACTGCTGTGCAGGTGTGTGTTATGTGTtacctgttcccccccccccccccccaggtgactGCTGTGCAGGTGTGGgttgtgtaaccccccccccccccccccaaggtgacTGCTGTGCAGGTGTGTGACGTGTAAcctacccccccccttccccaggtggctgctgtgcaggtgtgtgacgtgtaacctacccccccccccaggtgactGCTGTGCAGGTGTGTGACGTGTAACCTACCCCCCCCCAGGTCACTGCTGTGCAGGTGTGACGTGTAatctaccctcccccccccccagatgactGCTGTGCAGGTGTGTGACGTGTAACCACCCCAAGGTGACTGCTGTGCAGATGTGTGATGTGTTACCTGCCCCACCAGGTGACTGCTGTGCAGGTGTGACGTgtaacttacccccccccccaggtgactGCTGTGCAGGTGTGTGACGTGTAACCACCCCAAGGTGACTGCTGTGCAGATGTGTGATGTGTTACCTGCCCCACCAGGTGACTGCTGTGCAGGTGTGTGACGTGtaacctatcccccccccccacaggtgaCTGTGACTGCTGTACAGGTGTGTGACGTGttacctgcccccccctccctggtGACTACTGTACAGGTGTGTTACGTTATACCTGCCCCCCTCCCAGGTGACTGCTGTACAGGTGTGTGACAtgttacctgcccccccccccctcccaggtgACTACTGTACAGGTGTGTTACCTGTTGCCCCTATTATAGCCTTTAACTTCTCCCAAGTGACATGTTACCTGTTTGGTCTCAGGTTCCTCTTTGCGAAGATAATGGAGTGTCTGACAGAGCTGCGTACCATGAACGATGAGCACAGTAGGCAGCTGCTGAGTATCTGGGACATTCAGCCGGATTACACCCCGCTGATGCACGAGGTGTTCAGCCGCCTGCCGGAGTGACTGTGTCATGGCTGCCCTCTGTCAGGTCAGTGTTGGCTGATCACCGTGGACTTGACATTCGGACGCCAGGACGATTTGTCTCTTGAATGTGAAGCTTAGAAAATAGCTGCGTCTCTGCTTTTATCCGTTCATTCTCACTACAGGAGGCAGCAACAATCTCAGGACTCGACTATATCAGGGAATCGCACAATCTTTTTGCCATTACCTCTTACTGGGGGTGGGGCCAGGGTAACCCCGCCTCCACCCTCACCAGCGACATTGGGGCTGTGTGGCTCCACCCTCACCAGCGACATTGGGGTGGGGTGGCTCCGCCCTCACCAGTGCCATCGGGGCGGTGTGGCTCCACCCTCACCAGCGACATTGGGGTGGGGTGGCTCCGCCCTCACTAGCGCCTTCGGGGCAGGCTCTCTTTAGGAAATAAGAACCACAACAGTTTATCTACCTGACCTCCAGAGCTGCTGCATTATCTGACTC includes:
- the NR1I2 gene encoding nuclear receptor subfamily 1 group I member 2 isoform X1; its protein translation is MSKVQEAIVLEEEEEEEEEEEASTSCGTGDDDEDGEPKICRACGDRATGYHFNAMTCEGCKGFFRRAMKRRLQLSCPFQNACIINKNNRRHCQACRLKKCLDIGMKKELIMSDEAVELRRSLIKKKQRLSQIPTPTRASGLTEEQEKLVQHLAEAQKKTFDSTFTYFRNYRPIRRDPYPPDHRQESSVFTMLPHMSDLLTYVIKGIIHFAKIIPHFRDLGMEDQIALLKGCALELCFIRFNTVFDYRTESWLCGQYKYNSEDLAMVGFSQLFLEPLIRVHCMLKKLRLHVEEYALMQAISLFSADRPGVSDHRKIDEIQEHLALTLTAYIESQRPPSLESRFLFAKIMECLTELRTMNDEHSRQLLSIWDIQPDYTPLMHEVFSRLPE
- the NR1I2 gene encoding nuclear receptor subfamily 1 group I member 2 isoform X2 translates to MSKVQEAIVLEEEEEEEEEEEASTSCGTGDDDEDGEPKICRACGDRATGYHFNAMTCEGCKGFFRRAMKRRLQLSCPFQNACIINKNNRRHCQACRLKKCLDIGMKKELIMSDEAVELRRSLIKKKQRLSQIPTPTRASGLTEEQEKLVQHLAEAQKKTFDSTFTYFRNYRPIRRDPYPPDHRQESSVFTMLPHMSDLLTYVIKGIIHFAKIIPHFRDLGMEDQIALLKGCALELCFIRFNTVFDYRTESWLCGQYKYNSEDLAMVGFSQLFLEPLIRVHCMLKKLRLHVEEYALMQAISLFSADRPGVSDHRKIDEIQEHLALTLTAYIESQRPPSLESR